The following nucleotide sequence is from Apium graveolens cultivar Ventura chromosome 4, ASM990537v1, whole genome shotgun sequence.
CAGCAAGGACAATATCATAATCACATACACACACTTATTACAGATTGTTGATAGTTTCTACAAAGATCGTTTCAGTTTTAATTCATTTTTTTGGTGGATGTTGGGTTCAAGTGGTGCACTgataaaaaaaatgaagttacaagtcTACTTTTGGCTGATCATTTATAGTTTAGCAACATCAGAGTTATAAACGGGCTAACAATTTTTTGATTTAGTTTGATGAAAGCTTTAATTGAGTTTAACCCTTCGTTATTTGTTCTAATTAGCGTGCTAATAACTGTTAATGTTAAATCAACAATCAGAAGAAGTAATTATAATCTACGTCATCTGTAGTTTTTTATGCCTCCAAATCTGGAGAGCTGGACTATCAATTTATCATTCCTAATGATTCTCCTTTTACTCATTTTTTGAACTTGTTTGCCAATTTAGCTAACGATAGTACTTGTAGGTACGTAACAGGCTCATATGAGCGTTCATAAAAGATGTTTCACTGAAACAGAACACTGGGAAGCCTTTCAGAATCCGAACGATCAAATAGAAATGGAAGTTGTAGACAAGTTGAAAGATGTATAATCTTCGACACTTAAATAATACAATAAATCCTGATACAAATTAGCCTACAAGGTTAGTATAGTTTACCAACTGACCAACAACATATTTAGGAAAAATATTGAAATTACAAGACTCAGACCACCAAATGTAACTGAGCAATGAAGTGTCGAGGCAAGGAAAACTGAGAACGAAAGAACATGTACATGTTATGGAAATTTCAAATTGCTCGACCTTTTATAATGTCAAAGCTCATCTCACTAGGATCCGTTGCTTGCAAATCAACTTGGATTCCATCCAATTCCCTCTTGAATCTGTCTTTTGAGCTTGCATACACCATCTTCATCCTCACATTTGATGTATCAGGTGACCTACAATGATTTATTACCCCGTGTTCAGTTAAATTCAGATAAGTTCTGGCATAAAATTATAACGGAAAGCTTAATTATATGCAGTACCAAGCAATGAAGAAAATCTTGCTTTTCTGGCAATTTTCACTTGTTGTGAAATCAAAATCAAAGACAGCAAAGCGGCATTCATCAGCAGGAAGAGAATCAGTGAATTCTTCGTAGCTTTCATCAGGTCCGCCTAGCTTCTCCACAACTACTTGTTGGCCTTCAATCTTGTAGATGATGAAACGATGATTTCTCTTTTTTAATTCCAGAAATTTCAGTTTACAGTCATCTTCCACAGCCACTCCAGATGCAGCGTTCGCCTATGTGACCCCCATCAAACCACATTCATAAGAGAAACAGTGTTAAAACATGTTATGAGAATGTCATATCGTACCATTATTTAAATCCATTCAATTTAAATAGGTGTTTTCTTCAGAGTCCTACTAAGAAATCATAACAGAAAACTGAGAAAGATGGCAATAAATATCGAACCCTGCTTTGGAAACCTATGGAAGAAAAGAGGCTGCGGGATGCAAGGCATTAGTCTAAGGAATCCTGCTAATGATTGTATGAAAAGGTGTCGTAAACTCTCACTAATTAACAAGCGCTTTCAAGTTAATAAAAACTAAGTAGTTACATGCCTAATCATAAACTATGAATTGTTAAGATGGTCATATTATATCTCTAACACAAACTTCATAGAACTATAAGAACAATCAATCTTGTTTGCACGAAGAGTTACTGCATTTAGAGAGTACTTCGGTTTCATTTATTTGAACTTTAATAGAGAGTATAAATGGTAATTATACAAATAAACAAGATAAATATAGGCAACAAATTGACAAaacaaaatacacacataattagCCAAACCCGTTACATTCTTAATCATCACGTTCTGTACTCTGCTAAGAAGAAAGCCTTAGAAGTTAAAAATTGAATGTTGGAAAAGCAAACAGTACACGTAAGGGTGTTGATCATACAGCTGCATCAAAACACCTGTGCATTTTAATTTGGTCATTATCAATCTCATTACTTTCTGCTTCTCTTCTCCAGATACGGTTTCTTGTCTTTTTTTGCCCTATTCAAGAATTTCCACAATAAACATAGAAATAACTCTTTTGACCCGGATGCATGTTGAGTGAATTTCCGCAACATTTCATTTTAAACATAAACTTTTCTGAGCACTGCATGGTTTGAAATCCATTTTCTTTATATGATAATATTTAGAGAGGTAATAACACAAACGTATATATTCATAAACATACATCAGTAACCTAGTTATCATCATTTTCCATGAATGCAGGAAAAAGGCATAGATGCATGTATACAATTTTTGTAACTCACCATAGTTTTTTTCGCGTTCCTTCAAAATGAGAATCACAAGAGAAGGGAAAGGAGATGAATGAGTTAAATGATCCTTGAATTGAGAAGAAGAGAGATGGTGGCGGTTTGGGCTTTTTCTTATAAAAATGAGAGACATTTGCGGAGGGAATACTACGTATCTGAGGGTGGAAATAAGGCTTCAGAATTTCTATTTCCAGCTAGCCACAAGTCCGTTACTCCTTTAGTCGATTCCAAGTCTATATTCTTTATTAATAAGGGAACTATGTATAACTTGATACTAAAAGTACCAAGGTACCATTTTGGTAGAGATAAGTTGATTTCTATTCTCAATAAACTTTGTTTTTAACATAAATCGATTtctattttttctaaattttatttttttttagtTAGTATTCATCTAATTGTCTACttactttataaaataaaaatattttttaaacgatttgtaaattatattaaaaatttattaagttacgttaaattaagtaaaataacatatatttatttttattttgaaaaactactaactacaaagtaaactataagcacgaattgacttctattctcggttttataaaatatataaaatatttataaattaaattttaatactcaaaaattataaaaattagggccaaatatttttattagatgtgtaattagccccttaattttatttaggagtatcaattttactactataaatagcctatttattaattaattataattaataaatcagtaaaattcagaaaaatacaaaaattctctgtaattcgggtcgggaagaacagggtcgggtcgagaattcaagccgtgattttgAGCAGATTACAGTACCAAATTAAGCAGTTCGAGTATCCAAATagaaggttttgatctgttctttccatttctagcatcaatttcacgttttaattcgtagtttttaatttccaaattctagggtttatgttcgaattaggactttttgattgcagggttattttgatgttttgatgattgatatagctttgttcgatgatttacagttgattcatggtgtttaattgaacgaacgatgtctgtatagtgattcacgatttctagggtttatgtcagattttcaaatcacaactcgatgatttctgtgcaTATTTGATTCTTGATATGTTAGTGTTTTGATTGTATGTGTTCATAGCTTTAATTTccactatagaacgttgagtttggtttacagaatcaaaagatagatttttggccggagttgaatttgattttgatcggagatgaagattctgagatgtttttggtatgttaTGGCCGGAATCAGATTGGTGAAATGATTTGGAattgaaaccctgtgaaaaaTGAACCAAACGAttccgtttttggcctgaaattggcccaccggaatctgctccggtggccggattctgggcaaaatccggcgtgtttttcacgacccggattttgacccgtttgacccgttcagATTACCCGGTTTTAATCTGAATTGTCAGATGTTTGATTTCTGACatctgtttctggatttttaattttaattttatttttattaatttaaaaaaaatcagatttatttattttataaattaattaattaattatttaattaattgatttatattataaataattctgattattttctaaaaaaaatcagatagaattattttcttaattattaattatttattaattatttattaactatttattacttatttaaaaatgattaattattttgataattaatcaaataattttcaataaatcataatacattcaatttaattccaaaaattagaaaaatcatttttaattctgatttttcctaaataattatttaaaaactatttttgagttttaaaaattagtaatagttatttatagtgaataataaattgaattatcagtatttaatagataataattagaccgttagtccgattcgagtgaaacgaaagccctttgactcagaaaaatgaattattttcattaaaaataatattaaagcttaatttcttctagaaattagttgattttgttacttgtttgattatcaatcgaaatgcgtgccgagacgagtccgaaaaattctgaaaaaatgggaaacgagtcagataacgatcagttgagcgatcagcgggtcgattttggttctaaaaattattttaactataaaaatgattatgtgcttatgtgcttatgtgtattacgtgcttatgtgcttatgtgtattacgtgcttaattgagtcttatttgctaataagtaatacatgagtcagtcataagcgcatgggtagatgttaggaacggtgtgaagtcgattcaagatgcaattgaggtacaaaatgacttaaccattctattttgctaacagaagctaagccagcaaggcaagtcgagtaggtgatagacgaaagtgatctaattgcagtgagtcacgcagaaggcgAGTTTTccccctattctattttcagaatagtgacatttcttcagatgcttatcacatttgcattcttttgattcttgttcttaatcactgatacacacttgctattcctttgttcatatttcatttcatttcgattcttgatttctccgtttctttggattcttgattcatattccattGGTGATACATTGAGActaatatattctggtgattagaatatatcaaagcataccgattgttccggttgctaagcgatggactgaataatgatatttttgggattgagtgtgtcttaatcctgaggaccgggatttgattggtgcctcgacatgggtcgtagtgcctgggtacccgactggatctatatattgagatatagatctgcattatattctgactgatcagcagattatagatgcgaacttgtgtccagtttagttcatttgtactcgccaataatggccttctttctattctcgtgagggttatatctttgcagatatacccgggattacagattcatttaaaatactttaacactgtttatatttttgtggacttgttgagcaatttttggctcaccctttttgttgtcatttaccttattgttttcagttaagaaggaatatgaaacccatcaggactcgagtggtaaagaagcgggtcaagcctcgggatcctctcatacccaaggtgttgatcccaatccaggaagaaagctttgagttgcccgaacaggtggaatgttgatagatagtatgtgtgttaaataaaagttgaacttagttaaAATGGATTAGATAATGGCTTGAAATAAACACagttgtgagattttgaatttggtttgtaataaagtagtgagtggttcttgttttcatacttcaacctaaaaagatcctggttagtgttaaaggggtttaatttcatttctttattaattgttaatcagattgtacaggtttggtgattagctagtaacccccagacttataccccgggtctggagggcgttacacatTAAGTctgtaaatattggtttaatgactcagaaacagcttaaacAAAAGCTGAAGGAAGTCAGAATGAAAAACAGGGAAAAATAGCCTAGGAAGAACGGAAATGGAAAAGTAGGTGTCAATAAGGAAAACAAATATAAACCCATTCCTGATACACCCACAAAGGCTTGTTTAAACTGTGGTATTACTAATCATCTTGCTTTTGGTTGTAGAAAGAATAAGGGAATAAACACCGATCCTTCTAAATCaaagtttaggaatagaacagttagatataaaccatagaatccatgttttcattgtggtaatATTTGGAATTCAATTTATAgatgtaaagagtatcacagtttgtattatgactactctgaactgaaaccctctttaaataaaacaaaagttatgtctgcatgtgtaaactctgatattaagaatgctagcataaactctgatgtaaagtcttctgctgcaaatgttaacaaacttaaaaaggccaaaggatccaagcaagtatgggtctttaaaaatactaaataattgTTAATCTGATTGTAGGGTAACAGTAAAAATTCTCTAGTtttagacagtggatgttcaggacatatgactggaaataaatcaaTGTTATCAAAGTTTAAGGAGAAGGCTGACCAAAGTGTTTCTTATGGtgatggaaacttaggaaaatTGTTGGGATATGACAAAATTAAAACtaaaaatgtcatcattgaagatgtagctctagttgcaggactcaagcataatctgatcagcgtgagtcaaatctgtgacagagattaCCATGTGAGTTTTTATGAAGaatattatgaaattatcatTAAATAAGATGGTAATGTTGCAATGACTGGTTAtagacatggtaacttatatgaatcaagggtctccacaaatactgatggttctgaaATATGTCTACTAAGTAGAGCACCTGTGGAAGACATCTGGAACTAACATAAAaaactttctcatctcaattttaaCAACATCAATGAGCTTGAGAAGAAATATTTTGTAAGAGGACTGCCCAATGCAATGTTTACTCTTGATGGATgatgtgactcatgtcagaaagCCAGATTAAGGAAATCATCTTTCAAGAATAAGACCGAATCCACAATTTTTGAACTATATCACCTATTTCACATTGATCTTTTTATCCAGTAAATGTAatgtttattgcaaagaagagGTATGCAGTTGTGATTGTTCATGAGTACACACGATACACAtaggtgtattttctgcacaccaaggatgagacttcatccattcttcttgatcatgtaagggAACTCGAAAAAAGATCGATATACAAACTGAAGATCTTTAgaagtgacaatagaactgaattcaagaacaacacTATAAAAGAATTATGTAAGTAAAATGGGATCAAACAAGATTTTTAtgcccctggaactccacagcaaaatggagttgttgaaagaaagaacataacTCTAATAGAAGCTGCAATGACCATGCTTGAAGAAGTAAAATTTccaacctacttctgggctgaggctgtgcaaaccgcatgcttcacacaaaatgcaacactGATAAACAAACATGGCAAAACACCATTTGAAatggtgaaaggaaagaagccaaatttaaCGTACTTTCACATCTTTGGCTTCAAatattttgttctcaaaactcatcctgtAAAGCTTACAAAAATTGATttaaaagatgatgaaggcattttgtaggatatccactgtctataaaagccttcagagttcacaatctgagaacaagagtaATAATGAAATCTATTcatgtatcttttaattatacgAAGATTACGTGTATAGAATTTAAagtgaaaaattgagatttgaaaataaagcaCCATATGCCGAACAATTAAATCCTGATGATCTAACAAACACTGATAATGCAAATCCTGATACCACTTTAAACTCTGATGAGCCACATGTTAGTGGTAACTCTATAAATATTGAAGCACATGTTGAGGGTAGCAACATGATTCACATTAAGAGTCAAGTTCAAGTGATTCAaatcaagaaacatcagtagataCACCATCAGACTAtgattcctcaaatactgatgaagtAAATACTGATAATACTGGAAgaactgattcagggggagcttcaGGAAATAAGGATGGTACACACCAAAACGAAACTAGAGACTTCATGGATCAAGGTAGAGGATTTACTTCAAGAAGTCAACTTCCTTATGCAAGAAAATGGattaagtcacacacacctgacttaatcattggaaatcctgatagtggtgtcaAAACCAGAAAAAGCCAcacaaaatgaatgtctctaccattcttttctatctcaaactgaacctaagaaaaTAGAAGAAGCTCTTTAAGGTGCAGATTGGATCACAACTATGCAAGAGGATGCAAGAGGAGCTCAataaatttaaaaggaacaaaaTCTGGACATTGGTACCAAGACCAAAAAATAGATCagtagttggtacaaagtgggtgttcagaaataaggCTGACAGTGAGGGTATTATTAAAAGAAATAAAACAAGGCTGGTTAAAAAAGGTTATTCAcagcaagaaggcattgattatgatgagacttttgctccagttgcaaggcttgaggcaatcagaATTTTTCTGCTCTATGTTACTCACATGAAAttcaaggtgttccaaatggatatgAAGAGTATATTTTTAAATGGTGAACTGAATGatgaagtttatgttgaacagcctacagggttcattgatccaaaatatctAATTCATGTCTACAAGTTGGATAAGACACTCTATGGattaaaacaagctccaagagcctggtatgaaacactcGCACAATTCTTATTAGAAAGTGGTTTTAAAAGAGGTAttattgataaaactctattttataatTACCATCGTAAGAACTTGTTgttagttcagatatatgttgatgatatcatttttggctctactcatgataaactctgtgagaggtttgccaagctaatgtagtctagatatcaaatgagcatgatgggagagttaagtTTTTTTTGGGATTACAAGTTAAGCAGACTGAAGAAGGGATCTTCATCAATAAAGCAAAATATACCAGGAATTTACTTAAAAGATTTGggatgcaagacagttcaactgcaacAACTCCCATGACCATTGCAACcaacactacgccatagatggcctatcgcagTGGTTTAATCATgtgtgttacaaaattatgttaccttagctatgctcatcttagcctaccgcaaCGTAGTATTTTTTATGTTACCATAGCCTTTGTAATATGTTACTGTAGCTTCAAAGTGTTACAAACGGTAACACGTGGAAACTTATGTTACAATAGAGTGTTAATAGATAAAAAAAGTAacattttacaaaaaaattaaatatatataattatttgacttgaaaattaatcaattttgataatataattaaataataatattaatattagctaagattgataaaatgatttttttgttaaattttgtTAACAGTACTAATTAGTAActgataatttttattaataaaaaatttgaacactatttaaacttaaaaatttattaaaagttaaaaattaaaaattaaaagtGAGTAGTAACGGTTTTTTGGAGTCTGGTTAGGCTTCAAAAATTTTAGAGAGCGGGCTCAAAATTTTGGAGAAGCGGGCTCTCAGCCACTCTATCACACTCTAAACATATCTATCTCAGTTTTTAATCGATTCACGTCGTATCAATTTAGGGCTTCACTGTAAAAGGATTCAATACAATTAGTTTGAGGCTTCACGGGTCTTCCCGCTTGTGCGCAATTTCTTAATCAGAAGAAGACGAAGGGGAGCTCATCAACGACGATGGCTTCGTCTACAAGCGCAACAAGCGCCCTCGCCTCGATATCACTGCCGCCACTTCTGCTCCCCCTCCAGATCCACTTGTTGAGGACAACAATCGAAAGATT
It contains:
- the LOC141717071 gene encoding actin-depolymerizing factor, with the translated sequence MANAASGVAVEDDCKLKFLELKKRNHRFIIYKIEGQQVVVEKLGGPDESYEEFTDSLPADECRFAVFDFDFTTSENCQKSKIFFIAWSPDTSNVRMKMVYASSKDRFKRELDGIQVDLQATDPSEMSFDIIKGRAI